The following proteins are co-located in the Procambarus clarkii isolate CNS0578487 chromosome 4, FALCON_Pclarkii_2.0, whole genome shotgun sequence genome:
- the LOC138371144 gene encoding uncharacterized protein DDB_G0280315-like, which yields MTSPSAPGGANRNTDNGYNIQRNTDNGYNIQRNTDYGYNIQRNTDNGYNIQRNTDNGYNIQRNTDNGYNIQRNTDYGYNIQRNTDNGYNIQRNTDNGYNIQRNTDYGYNIQRNTDNGYNIQRNTDNGYNIQGNTDYGYNIQRNTDYGYNIQRNTDNGYNIQRNTDNGYNIQRNTDYGYNIQRNTDNGYNIQRNTDNGYNIQRNTDNGYNIQRNTDYGYNIQRNTDYGYNIQRNTDNGYNIQRNTDYGYNIQRNTDNGYNIQRNTDYGYNIQRNTDNGYNIQRNTDYGYNIQGNTDNGYNIQGNTDYGYNIQRNTDYGYNIQRNTDYGYNIQRNTDYGYNIQRNTDYGYNIQRNTDYGYNIQRNTDNGYNIQRNTDYGYNIHNMRLSVALKGVSVAQG from the exons AGAAACACAGACAATGGCTACAACATACAGAGAAACACAGACAATGGCTACAACATACAGAGAAACACAGACTATGGCTACAACATACAGAGAAACACAGACAATGGCTACAACATACAGAGAAACACAGACAATGGCTACAACATACAGAGAAACACAGACAATGGCTACAACATACAGAGAAACACAGACTATGGCTACAACATACAGAGAAACACAGACAATGGCTACAACATACAGAGAAACACAGACAATGGCTACAACATACAGAGAAACACAGACTATGGCTACAACATACAGAGAAACACAGACAATGGCTACAACATACAGAGAAACACAGACAATGGCTACAACATACAGGGAAACACAGACTATGGCTACAACATACAGAGAAACACAGACTATGGCTACAACATACAGAGAAACACAGACAATGGCTACAACATACAGAGAAACACAGACAATGGCTACAACATACAGAGAAACACAGACTATGGCTACAACATACAGAGAAACACAGACAATGGCTACAACATACAGAGAAACACAGACAATGGCTACAACATACAGAGAAACACAGACAATGGCTACAACATACAGAGAAACACAGACTATGGCTACAACATACAGAGAAACACAGACTATGGCTACAACATACAGAGAAACACAGACAATGGCTACAACATACAGAGAAACACAGACTATGGCTACAACATACAGAGAAACACAGACAATGGCTACAACATACAGAGAAACACAGACTATGGCTACAACATACAGAGAAACACAGACAATGGCTACAACATACAGAGAAACACAGACTATGGCTACAACATACAGGGAAACACAGACAATGGCTACAACATACAGGGAAACACAGACTATGGCTACAACATACAGAGAAACACAGACTATGGCTACAACATACAGAGAAACACAGACTATGGCTACAACATACAGAGAAACACAGACTATGGCTACAACATACAGAGAAACACAGACTATGGCTACAACATACAGAGAAACACAGACTATGGCTACAACATACAGAGAAACACAGACAATGGCTACAACATACAGAGAAACACAGACTATGGCTACAACATACATAATATGAGACTATCAGTTGCACTGAAA GGAGTCTCCGTGGCGCAGGGGTAA